A genome region from Desulfurispora thermophila DSM 16022 includes the following:
- the nadC gene encoding carboxylating nicotinate-nucleotide diphosphorylase — MIVDPVLMAKIVERALREDIGTGDVTTESIVPAGYNTIGFIRAKEMGVVAGLPVAAAVFKRLGRDISFQPRAREGEKVKPGRLLARVEGDARVILTGERVALNFLQRLSGIATYTNKLASLLEGTGARLTDTRKTTPGLRVLEKYAVRVGGGTNHRFGLYDAVLIKDNHIKVAGSISNAVQLARAKAPHSMKIEVEVESLAGVEEALAAGADIIMLDNMDLETMARAVQLVAGRAVLEASGGVNESNIQDIARTGVNLISCGSLTHSARALDISLDVGELKPWSGYGQEN, encoded by the coding sequence GGGAAGATATCGGCACGGGCGATGTTACTACAGAAAGCATTGTTCCGGCGGGATATAACACGATCGGCTTTATCCGGGCCAAAGAGATGGGTGTGGTGGCCGGATTGCCGGTGGCGGCTGCTGTCTTCAAACGTTTGGGTAGAGATATCTCTTTTCAGCCCCGGGCCAGGGAAGGGGAAAAGGTAAAACCTGGTCGCCTGCTGGCCAGAGTAGAGGGTGACGCCCGGGTGATTTTGACCGGGGAAAGGGTGGCGCTCAACTTTTTGCAGCGCCTGTCGGGCATTGCCACATACACAAACAAATTAGCAAGTCTGCTAGAAGGTACGGGAGCCAGGCTTACCGACACCCGCAAGACCACTCCGGGGCTGCGGGTGCTGGAGAAATATGCCGTACGGGTGGGCGGAGGTACCAATCACCGCTTCGGGCTTTATGATGCCGTTTTGATCAAGGACAACCATATCAAGGTTGCCGGTAGTATCAGCAATGCGGTGCAACTGGCCCGGGCCAAGGCACCCCATTCCATGAAAATCGAGGTGGAAGTGGAAAGTCTGGCCGGGGTGGAAGAAGCCCTGGCGGCCGGGGCGGATATTATCATGCTGGACAACATGGACCTGGAAACCATGGCCCGGGCCGTGCAGTTGGTGGCCGGCAGGGCGGTGCTGGAAGCATCGGGCGGGGTGAACGAAAGCAATATTCAAGATATTGCCCGCACCGGGGTGAACCTGATTTCCTGCGGCAGCCTGACCCATTCGGCGCGGGCGCTGGATATAAGCCTGGATGTGGGTGAACTCAAGCCCTGGTCGGGTTACGGTCAGGAAAATTGA